The following proteins come from a genomic window of Thermoproteus sp.:
- a CDS encoding hotdog domain-containing protein codes for MTTISSTKVEVVRLVTPHNVNPLGTLYGGYMLQWLVDAGTIAAMNFSESNVVLGYLDRMHFVSPVRMGDIVKFRSWIVHARRASMTALVEAYVKRPEGYSLATIARMIFVKIGPDDRPQPLNKALEAPEGWEKALLDYFSKWRESVEPELRREPADEELPPLSYIQVMPEDAIYGDLMYGGKLLYYLDQIAAIAAFNYKPGIYVTASLNAINFKRPIYVGDIIEIRGGVDYVGNTSLEVAFSVRTKGLRGERKVASGYFTFVNMTSGRPTPIGQELIKDPDALKRRAENLAEAKALKGIRYSEDRPAYFSILS; via the coding sequence ATGACCACTATATCTAGCACCAAGGTGGAGGTCGTGAGGCTTGTCACGCCGCATAACGTGAACCCGTTAGGGACGTTGTACGGCGGCTATATGTTGCAGTGGCTCGTAGACGCTGGCACTATAGCCGCTATGAACTTCTCCGAGTCGAACGTGGTGCTGGGCTATTTAGACCGCATGCATTTCGTATCGCCAGTACGTATGGGCGATATAGTCAAGTTCAGATCTTGGATAGTACATGCCAGGAGGGCCAGCATGACCGCGTTGGTCGAGGCGTACGTCAAAAGGCCTGAGGGCTACTCTCTGGCCACAATAGCCAGGATGATCTTCGTGAAGATCGGGCCCGACGACAGGCCGCAACCGCTCAATAAGGCCCTAGAGGCCCCGGAGGGCTGGGAGAAGGCGCTATTAGACTATTTCTCCAAGTGGCGCGAGTCTGTAGAGCCGGAGCTACGTCGCGAGCCCGCCGACGAGGAGCTACCGCCTCTCAGCTACATCCAAGTTATGCCGGAGGACGCCATATACGGCGATTTGATGTACGGAGGGAAGCTGTTGTACTACCTAGACCAGATAGCCGCAATAGCGGCGTTCAACTACAAGCCGGGCATATATGTCACCGCCAGCCTAAACGCCATCAACTTCAAGAGGCCTATATATGTCGGCGACATAATAGAGATAAGAGGCGGCGTCGACTATGTGGGCAATACGAGCCTCGAAGTCGCGTTTAGCGTCCGCACTAAGGGCCTTAGAGGTGAGCGTAAAGTCGCCAGCGGTTATTTCACATTTGTCAACATGACTAGCGGCAGGCCCACGCCGATAGGGCAAGAGCTAATAAAAGATCCCGACGCGTTGAAAAGAAGGGCCGAAAACCTGGCTGAGGCCAAGGCGCTGAAGGGAATTAGATATAGCGAAGACAGGCCCGCCTACTTCTCCATCTTGTCTTGA
- a CDS encoding PaREP1 family protein, translated as MVVATHPWRDLEGYIDARATEALYEFELAERFLEQGVYRNAAGKAFQGWKALLAALAGLNRELLVGEFKGVARLRERLVVERADFVIAVMPTSAMKKVANILAQKYGDDVVYLTELALSLHEFQYNGIDPTGALSRYTDLKDVEADLKRLVGRGREVACSVFKKCARDIA; from the coding sequence ATGGTTGTTGCAACTCACCCTTGGCGCGACTTGGAGGGGTACATCGACGCGAGGGCGACTGAGGCTTTGTACGAGTTCGAGCTGGCCGAGAGGTTTTTAGAGCAGGGCGTTTATAGGAACGCCGCCGGCAAGGCGTTTCAGGGCTGGAAGGCGTTGTTGGCCGCGCTGGCTGGCTTAAACCGCGAGCTTCTAGTAGGTGAGTTTAAGGGTGTTGCGAGACTTAGAGAACGCCTCGTCGTCGAGAGGGCCGACTTCGTGATCGCGGTCATGCCCACCTCCGCCATGAAGAAGGTGGCCAACATCCTTGCGCAGAAATACGGAGACGACGTCGTCTACCTAACAGAGCTAGCCCTATCGCTCCATGAGTTTCAATACAACGGCATAGACCCCACAGGCGCTTTAAGCAGATATACAGATCTCAAAGACGTCGAGGCCGACTTGAAGAGACTCGTCGGAAGGGGCCGGGAGGTCGCGTGCTCTGTGTTTAAGAAGTGCGCCCGCGACATAGCCTAA
- a CDS encoding signal recognition particle protein Srp54, whose protein sequence is MKPLTELFSKLIERIRGVEYIDEQTLAEISRELQRSLLKADVPLDLVKAFSDTAIRRIKEERPPPGIPIKDFVVYVIYQELVKLLGGEAEPDLRLPKRPYVMMLLGVEGSGKTTTAAKIALFYMKRGVKVGLVETDTIRPAAFDQLKQLAEKIGAPFYGEKDGSNAVEIALRGLERLKGLDLLIIDTAGRHKNEQALLEEVKAIYDAVKPDEVVLVVDATVGRQAAAQAEAFMRYVPIHSAVITKMDSTARGGGALAAIAKTGAKVKFIGVGEGVDEVEPFNPKKFVARILGMGDLEALVERIKAVFEEEELLEELESGKLDLLTFKKQIDALLKLGPLSKVLELLPGTLASKVSDEQIELSQKNLKKWRAILSSMTLEELKDPSILNASRIRRIAIGAGVTPKDVKDMLRAYEAMKKMAKTLKRQYRLSARGARL, encoded by the coding sequence GTGAAGCCGCTCACCGAGCTCTTCTCGAAGCTCATAGAGAGGATACGGGGGGTTGAATATATCGACGAGCAGACACTCGCGGAGATATCGAGGGAGCTACAGAGGTCTTTGTTGAAGGCCGACGTGCCCTTAGACCTCGTGAAGGCATTTAGCGACACGGCCATCAGGAGGATTAAAGAAGAGAGACCTCCTCCCGGCATACCGATTAAGGACTTCGTCGTTTATGTGATATATCAAGAGCTAGTCAAACTGCTAGGGGGCGAGGCCGAGCCGGACTTGCGGCTACCCAAGAGGCCCTACGTGATGATGTTATTGGGCGTTGAGGGCAGCGGTAAGACGACGACTGCGGCCAAAATAGCGCTGTTTTACATGAAGCGGGGCGTCAAGGTGGGGCTGGTGGAGACAGACACCATAAGGCCTGCTGCTTTCGACCAGTTGAAGCAGTTGGCGGAAAAGATAGGCGCACCTTTCTACGGCGAGAAGGACGGCTCGAACGCGGTGGAGATAGCCCTCCGCGGCTTGGAGCGCCTCAAGGGCCTCGACCTGCTGATCATAGATACGGCGGGACGCCACAAGAACGAACAGGCTCTGCTTGAGGAGGTTAAGGCGATTTATGACGCCGTGAAGCCTGACGAGGTCGTACTGGTTGTCGACGCCACGGTGGGCCGTCAGGCCGCCGCACAGGCCGAGGCCTTTATGAGGTACGTCCCGATACATTCGGCCGTCATAACCAAAATGGACAGCACGGCGCGGGGAGGCGGAGCGCTTGCAGCTATCGCCAAGACCGGCGCTAAGGTCAAATTTATCGGCGTCGGCGAGGGCGTAGATGAGGTGGAGCCGTTCAACCCCAAGAAGTTCGTGGCGAGGATCTTGGGCATGGGCGATTTGGAGGCGTTGGTCGAACGCATCAAGGCCGTGTTCGAAGAGGAGGAGCTCCTAGAGGAGCTGGAAAGTGGGAAGTTAGACCTCTTGACCTTTAAGAAACAGATAGACGCCTTATTGAAGCTCGGCCCTCTCAGTAAGGTATTGGAGCTTCTCCCCGGCACGCTCGCCTCGAAGGTCAGCGACGAGCAGATAGAGCTGTCCCAAAAGAACTTGAAGAAGTGGCGCGCCATTTTGAGCTCCATGACCCTCGAGGAGCTGAAAGACCCGAGCATATTGAATGCCTCTAGGATACGACGCATCGCTATAGGCGCAGGCGTGACGCCGAAAGACGTAAAGGACATGTTGAGGGCCTACGAGGCCATGAAGAAAATGGCGAAGACCCTCAAGCGCCAGTATAGGCTGAGCGCGAGGGGCGCGAGGCTTTAA
- the deoC gene encoding deoxyribose-phosphate aldolase: MELPRSREELARLIDHTLLNPAATPADVEKYCREVLDYGFWAVVVNPVYVSYAKYIIGGRAKVVSVVGFPFGATKPSVKVAEAEAAMDDGADEIDLVMNIGAFKAGRHELVEREVRAVASVVHDYGGILKVIIETAYLTREEIARASRIVVDAGADFVKTNTGYGPRGVTVEDVEVIRSAVGDRAGIKAAGGIRTAEQALAVIRAGATRIGTSRGVDVINSWLQDKMEK, from the coding sequence ATGGAGTTGCCGAGAAGTAGGGAGGAGCTGGCGCGCCTGATCGACCACACTCTGCTTAATCCGGCCGCCACGCCGGCCGATGTGGAGAAGTACTGCAGAGAGGTCCTGGACTACGGCTTCTGGGCCGTCGTGGTGAATCCAGTGTATGTGTCCTACGCGAAGTACATAATTGGCGGCAGGGCCAAAGTGGTCTCGGTGGTGGGCTTCCCCTTCGGGGCCACAAAGCCTTCGGTAAAAGTCGCAGAGGCCGAGGCCGCCATGGACGATGGGGCCGACGAAATAGACCTGGTGATGAACATAGGCGCGTTTAAGGCCGGCCGCCACGAGCTCGTGGAGAGGGAGGTCAGAGCGGTCGCCTCGGTCGTACATGATTACGGCGGGATCCTAAAGGTCATAATCGAGACTGCCTATTTGACGCGGGAGGAGATAGCGAGGGCGTCCCGAATAGTAGTGGACGCCGGCGCTGACTTCGTCAAGACCAATACCGGCTACGGGCCTCGCGGCGTTACGGTGGAGGACGTAGAGGTCATTAGGAGCGCTGTGGGGGATAGGGCGGGCATAAAGGCGGCTGGAGGCATCAGGACGGCGGAACAAGCTCTGGCCGTAATAAGGGCGGGGGCGACTAGAATAGGCACGAGCCGCGGGGTAGATGTAATAAACAGCTGGCTTCAAGACAAGATGGAGAAGTAG
- a CDS encoding ornithine cyclodeaminase family protein: protein MALFITESDVNELLSYKEAIAAVEEGFRLLAEGQAVNMPRRRTIIKGAVLHVLQGAVLGNYGVAGLKAYLSTKGGARFVVVLFDVGGELLAVVEADRLGQIRTGAASAVATKYMASPNPETLGIVGSGRQARSQFEALVEVFTPKLVKIFSRNREHALDFVEFVRRRGFDAVLAEDYKSVSNVDVLVTATNSAEPFIKGEYLRAGVHINAIGSNWANRAEIAPDAVAKAEVIAVDDPVQAREEAGDLIMAGALDRAVPLTDIVAGRIKGRPSPTSITLFKSLGIAVEDLVAAKVVYEKALRAGRGRELPFVGRWPV from the coding sequence ATGGCGCTCTTCATAACCGAAAGCGACGTGAACGAGTTGTTGAGCTACAAGGAGGCTATCGCCGCCGTAGAGGAGGGATTTCGTCTATTGGCAGAAGGCCAAGCCGTCAATATGCCGAGGCGCAGGACGATAATTAAGGGCGCCGTGTTGCACGTACTCCAGGGCGCCGTTTTGGGGAACTACGGCGTCGCCGGCCTCAAGGCCTATTTAAGCACTAAGGGAGGCGCTAGGTTTGTTGTCGTCCTCTTCGACGTAGGGGGCGAGTTGCTTGCAGTCGTAGAGGCCGATAGGTTGGGCCAGATAAGGACCGGCGCCGCCTCGGCTGTCGCGACGAAATATATGGCGTCCCCCAACCCGGAGACTTTGGGCATAGTTGGATCTGGTCGACAGGCTAGGTCTCAATTCGAGGCGTTGGTCGAAGTTTTCACTCCCAAGCTGGTGAAAATATTCAGCAGAAATAGAGAACATGCACTCGACTTCGTGGAGTTTGTGAGGCGGCGTGGATTCGACGCGGTATTGGCCGAGGACTACAAGTCGGTATCTAATGTAGATGTGTTGGTCACGGCCACCAATTCGGCCGAGCCGTTCATTAAAGGCGAATATCTACGTGCGGGCGTCCACATAAACGCTATAGGTAGCAATTGGGCCAATAGGGCCGAGATAGCCCCAGACGCCGTCGCGAAGGCTGAAGTCATAGCGGTAGACGACCCGGTACAGGCCAGAGAGGAGGCCGGCGATTTGATAATGGCCGGGGCGTTGGACAGAGCGGTGCCGCTGACCGATATAGTGGCCGGCAGGATTAAGGGCCGCCCTAGCCCGACTTCAATAACTCTATTTAAGTCGTTGGGGATAGCCGTAGAGGACCTAGTAGCCGCTAAGGTTGTGTACGAGAAGGCCCTGCGGGCTGGGCGCGGGAGAGAGCTTCCTTTTGTTGGACGCTGGCCTGTTTGA
- the thiI gene encoding tRNA uracil 4-sulfurtransferase ThiI: MVVLIRYAEPAIKRGRTRSEMEALLVRSIRDAASKCGELKFKLEPGRIYVYSNDDVCVARTAARVFGVKSASPAYEFEFSSLDDLASKVAGFWRDAVAGRTFAVRPHRVGVHNFTSRDVAVKVGELLVKSGGKVDLENPQVEVFVEVRGNKAYTYRDIYEGPGGLPLGSEGKVLALVSGGIDSPVAAWYVMRRGAYADVLYCNLGGSLTEAAALRVIDKLLEWSYGYDAKVLVADCAPIADSIRRFVDHHLWSIAFKRALYRLAERAAKLVKAEALVTGESLGQVSSQTLQALAAIEAGIDIPIFRPLIGFDKEEIVEIAQEIGTYELSISVPEYCGIFSKEPRRWASRQEIEYIDLYTYDAIEEAYRSIKTVKKSELKSVLVSTRQAVEGLVIDKVPEGAVVVDLRDQEDYAKWHLPGAIRVDLDRVFDFVEREGRDKTYVFYCYEGALSADVAERLRKSGYRAYSLNLTTR; encoded by the coding sequence GTGGTTGTGTTGATCAGATACGCGGAGCCTGCGATAAAGAGGGGGAGGACTAGGAGCGAGATGGAGGCCTTGTTGGTTCGATCCATTAGGGATGCTGCTTCTAAATGCGGCGAGCTTAAATTCAAATTGGAGCCGGGCAGGATATACGTCTATTCGAACGACGACGTTTGCGTCGCCCGTACGGCGGCTCGCGTCTTCGGCGTCAAGTCGGCGAGCCCCGCTTACGAGTTCGAGTTCTCGAGCCTAGACGACCTCGCGAGTAAGGTGGCGGGCTTCTGGAGGGACGCCGTGGCGGGGAGGACCTTCGCGGTGAGACCTCACAGGGTCGGCGTTCATAACTTTACGTCGAGGGACGTAGCCGTTAAGGTGGGCGAATTACTCGTAAAGAGCGGAGGCAAGGTGGACTTAGAAAACCCTCAAGTCGAGGTCTTCGTCGAGGTGAGGGGGAACAAGGCGTATACCTACAGGGACATCTACGAAGGGCCTGGGGGCCTCCCGTTGGGCTCTGAAGGCAAGGTCCTGGCTCTAGTCTCCGGCGGTATAGACTCGCCGGTCGCCGCTTGGTACGTAATGAGGAGGGGGGCCTATGCCGATGTCCTCTACTGCAACCTGGGGGGCTCTCTGACGGAAGCCGCGGCGTTGAGGGTAATAGACAAGCTTCTAGAGTGGTCTTACGGCTATGACGCGAAGGTCCTCGTGGCCGATTGCGCGCCTATAGCGGACTCCATCAGGCGCTTTGTCGACCACCATCTGTGGTCGATAGCCTTCAAGAGGGCTCTATACAGACTTGCAGAGAGGGCAGCCAAGCTAGTAAAAGCCGAAGCGCTGGTGACCGGCGAGTCGCTGGGCCAAGTATCTTCGCAGACGTTACAGGCGCTGGCAGCCATAGAGGCGGGGATAGACATCCCCATATTCCGACCGCTGATAGGCTTCGACAAGGAGGAGATAGTGGAGATCGCCCAGGAGATAGGCACCTACGAGCTCTCGATCTCGGTCCCCGAGTACTGCGGCATATTCTCGAAGGAGCCGAGACGTTGGGCATCTAGGCAAGAAATAGAATACATAGACCTATATACTTACGACGCGATAGAGGAGGCCTATAGGTCCATCAAGACTGTGAAGAAGTCCGAATTGAAGTCCGTGTTGGTGTCAACGAGGCAGGCGGTAGAGGGCCTGGTGATCGATAAAGTGCCCGAGGGCGCCGTGGTGGTGGACCTCAGAGACCAAGAGGACTACGCCAAGTGGCACCTCCCGGGCGCCATAAGGGTCGACCTAGATCGCGTCTTCGATTTCGTCGAGAGAGAGGGGCGGGATAAGACTTACGTGTTTTACTGCTATGAAGGCGCCCTTAGCGCCGATGTGGCTGAACGTTTAAGAAAATCAGGTTATAGGGCATACAGCTTAAATCTCACAACACGTTGA
- a CDS encoding MFS transporter, with amino-acid sequence MDHRRAILFNSVLGSFMASMNMSALVIALPAIFRGIDVDPFSPLGFVAMLWLILSYPFAVAVLVAIIGRISDMYGKGRAFTLGTIIFTVASLLLGLTPGNGNAAVAQMIAYRILQGVGGSFMFSNSAAIIADVFPPRERGFAQGLVGISFSAGSLTGLLVGGLLAVVDWRLVFLVNVPFGVLNALWSYRVVYNISPGVGKVFVDWAGTITLAAGLLLLLLGLAFSMIPYGNSMMGWSNPLVWAMLSAGLTLIVAVVPLERRAKTPMLRLDLFSIRQFSFGVLSAFLLFIAQGANVFVLSIFLQAVYLPMNGMPYELTPLWAGIYLIPSSIASAVFAPIGGKLVNRLGARAVATIGAALMGIGFELLAALPLTFHYALFALIVALIGAGSGLFMSPNLVSILSSVPSNLRSAASGVRAMMQNVGSLLSFAIFMTLIIAGSASALTPAIQQALLNAGVPAVTAQLLLSTPPVVAFFAAFLGYNPLGTLISLNHVQLSQDVYAEITKPQFFASAIAPALVDGFHYAYHLAAALAFIAALLSALRGKEVFIE; translated from the coding sequence ATGGACCACAGACGCGCCATATTGTTCAACAGCGTCTTGGGGTCGTTCATGGCCAGCATGAACATGTCGGCGTTAGTGATCGCCCTACCGGCGATTTTTAGAGGAATAGACGTGGATCCCTTCTCGCCATTGGGCTTTGTGGCAATGTTATGGCTCATCCTTTCATATCCATTCGCCGTTGCGGTCCTAGTCGCCATAATCGGAAGAATATCGGACATGTACGGCAAAGGGAGGGCGTTTACTCTAGGCACAATAATCTTTACAGTCGCCTCTTTGCTCCTCGGCTTAACACCAGGCAACGGCAACGCGGCGGTGGCTCAGATGATAGCGTATAGGATACTACAGGGGGTAGGAGGATCTTTCATGTTCAGCAACAGCGCGGCTATTATAGCAGACGTCTTTCCGCCTAGAGAGAGGGGCTTCGCGCAGGGTCTTGTCGGCATATCGTTCTCTGCGGGCTCCTTGACCGGCCTCCTAGTTGGCGGGCTACTGGCGGTAGTGGACTGGAGGCTTGTCTTCCTCGTAAATGTGCCCTTCGGCGTATTAAACGCCTTGTGGTCCTACAGGGTCGTTTACAACATATCGCCCGGCGTGGGGAAAGTCTTCGTCGATTGGGCCGGAACTATTACGCTTGCCGCCGGTCTGCTCCTCTTGTTGTTGGGGCTTGCATTTTCGATGATCCCCTACGGCAATAGTATGATGGGCTGGAGCAACCCCCTCGTGTGGGCCATGCTGTCGGCCGGACTGACCCTTATCGTCGCCGTAGTGCCGCTTGAAAGGAGGGCCAAGACCCCCATGTTGCGCCTAGACCTCTTCTCAATACGTCAGTTCTCCTTCGGCGTCCTTAGCGCATTTCTGCTCTTCATAGCTCAAGGCGCAAATGTCTTCGTTCTTTCTATATTCCTACAGGCAGTCTATCTGCCGATGAACGGCATGCCGTATGAGTTGACCCCGCTGTGGGCCGGCATATATTTAATCCCTAGTAGCATCGCCAGCGCGGTCTTCGCGCCTATTGGAGGTAAATTAGTGAATAGGCTGGGGGCGAGGGCCGTGGCCACCATAGGCGCGGCGCTAATGGGCATAGGATTTGAGCTCCTCGCCGCCCTGCCGCTGACGTTCCACTACGCGCTTTTTGCGTTAATTGTCGCGCTGATAGGCGCCGGGTCGGGGCTCTTCATGAGCCCCAATTTGGTGTCCATATTGAGCTCCGTTCCCTCCAATTTGAGGTCCGCGGCGTCTGGCGTTAGGGCCATGATGCAAAATGTGGGTTCGCTCTTGAGCTTCGCCATATTTATGACGTTGATAATAGCGGGATCGGCGTCGGCCTTAACGCCAGCTATACAACAAGCCCTCCTAAATGCAGGCGTCCCCGCCGTCACCGCGCAACTCCTCTTATCTACTCCGCCAGTCGTTGCATTCTTCGCAGCCTTCCTCGGCTACAACCCATTGGGCACCCTCATCTCCTTAAATCACGTCCAGTTGAGCCAAGACGTTTATGCCGAGATCACCAAGCCGCAATTCTTCGCCAGCGCCATAGCTCCCGCCCTAGTTGATGGCTTCCACTACGCCTATCATCTAGCTGCAGCTCTGGCGTTCATCGCGGCGTTGTTGTCCGCATTAAGAGGAAAAG
- a CDS encoding tRNA pseudouridine(54/55) synthase Pus10: MDPIEKAREILRQYPLCDSCLGRLFAAMGYGIENAERGRAIKTLLHMRLVYDYRNGLDVLEDLKALAKVHGPTRRFLAANGVDIGEAACYICGGLLKDVERYAQAVAEALKAADFNTFQVGSTIPKEMLEREREVVAKFGISTGESIKHEVNRRVGRAVGEILKKPASKERPDVVATVSIPDGAVKVSRNPILLLGRYLKLSRTISQGRLVPGALKTVEGLLDPVRARFDGKALVLHAAGREDVDVRMLGNGRPAIVEIKDPARYRGDLSGLVADGVILSELKYATRNDVRELKAKAKTSIKVYRALALSDRPLTAEDLAKLKGLEGAVVTQRTPRRIKRLNPRAKRRRMVYDIAARLVADRVLELIIRCQGGLYVKEFINGDGGRTQPSVAETLGASLEVVELDVLDVE; this comes from the coding sequence GTGGATCCGATTGAGAAGGCCAGAGAGATATTGCGGCAGTATCCCCTGTGCGATTCTTGTCTAGGTAGACTCTTCGCCGCGATGGGGTACGGGATAGAGAACGCGGAGAGAGGACGCGCCATAAAGACTTTACTACATATGAGGCTGGTCTACGACTATCGAAATGGGTTAGACGTCCTGGAGGACCTCAAGGCGCTTGCTAAAGTTCACGGCCCCACTAGGAGGTTTTTGGCGGCCAACGGCGTGGATATAGGGGAAGCCGCGTGTTATATATGCGGCGGTCTGCTTAAAGATGTAGAGAGATACGCCCAGGCCGTCGCCGAGGCGTTAAAGGCGGCTGACTTCAACACCTTCCAAGTGGGCTCCACCATACCTAAAGAAATGTTGGAGAGGGAGAGGGAGGTCGTCGCGAAGTTCGGCATATCTACAGGCGAATCCATAAAACATGAGGTAAATAGGAGGGTAGGGAGGGCCGTCGGCGAGATCTTAAAGAAGCCGGCGAGTAAAGAAAGGCCCGACGTGGTGGCAACGGTCAGCATTCCCGACGGCGCCGTCAAGGTGTCCAGAAACCCCATACTGCTGTTGGGCAGATATCTAAAACTAAGCAGAACTATATCTCAGGGGAGGCTCGTGCCCGGGGCCTTGAAGACCGTAGAGGGGCTGTTGGATCCCGTCAGGGCTAGATTTGACGGCAAGGCGCTGGTGCTCCACGCAGCGGGCAGAGAGGACGTCGACGTCAGGATGCTGGGCAATGGCAGACCTGCAATAGTGGAGATAAAAGACCCCGCTAGATATAGGGGCGACCTCTCCGGGCTTGTGGCGGACGGCGTGATTTTATCAGAATTGAAATACGCTACTAGAAACGACGTGAGGGAGCTCAAGGCCAAGGCTAAAACCAGCATAAAGGTCTATAGGGCATTGGCGCTGTCGGACAGGCCGCTGACGGCGGAAGATCTGGCCAAATTGAAGGGGCTTGAGGGCGCCGTCGTGACGCAAAGAACGCCGAGACGGATAAAAAGGCTTAACCCAAGAGCTAAAAGGCGCCGTATGGTGTACGACATCGCGGCGAGGCTCGTGGCGGACCGCGTGTTGGAGTTAATAATTAGATGTCAAGGGGGGCTTTACGTGAAGGAATTCATAAACGGCGACGGCGGGCGCACCCAGCCGAGCGTCGCCGAGACTTTAGGCGCCTCGTTGGAAGTCGTAGAGCTCGACGTGCTCGACGTAGAATAA
- a CDS encoding ABC transporter transmembrane domain-containing protein, translating into MEFLRGTDFNKGLVAAMSAYTLRAVASGMFVPYAIQDITNGLYNKSLGLVDRGLWLLAIAGILYIATEWGFKPFWDEVARSIYLVKSNLVKSLKTRGDNRDTIGRLVSDVDFVMWNVGNVVNTFIPNIFTAIVAEITIFEMSPTLGLVGLSGLPFYLIVLERYIKKVEEARSVERSAYSESVHAASEYLEGRGSSDSFVGALNKWLRGIKRNILLDRFYWSSSFAISYAVPIASMFLGIESVERGRMSVGALVGALSASLTMNNALINAFWGICLAGQNVVPIGRIFSVKQASVQQKEALSRAQPAGPSRTQP; encoded by the coding sequence ATGGAATTTCTAAGAGGTACCGACTTCAATAAAGGCCTCGTTGCCGCCATGAGCGCATATACGCTCAGAGCTGTGGCCAGCGGCATGTTCGTCCCCTACGCCATACAAGACATAACCAACGGCCTCTACAACAAGTCGTTAGGCCTAGTAGATAGGGGGCTGTGGCTTTTAGCCATAGCTGGCATTTTGTATATCGCAACCGAGTGGGGCTTCAAGCCGTTTTGGGACGAGGTCGCGAGATCCATATATCTAGTTAAATCGAATCTCGTCAAGAGCTTAAAGACTCGAGGCGATAATCGCGATACTATAGGCAGATTGGTCAGCGATGTGGATTTCGTCATGTGGAATGTAGGTAATGTCGTCAATACCTTCATCCCGAATATCTTCACCGCAATTGTGGCCGAAATTACCATATTCGAGATGAGCCCCACATTGGGGCTTGTCGGCTTGAGCGGTCTGCCTTTCTATTTAATAGTGCTCGAGCGCTACATCAAGAAGGTAGAAGAGGCCAGGTCTGTAGAGAGGAGTGCATATAGCGAAAGCGTACATGCGGCCTCCGAGTACCTAGAGGGGAGGGGGAGCTCCGACTCCTTTGTGGGGGCCTTGAATAAATGGCTTAGAGGCATTAAGAGGAATATACTGCTGGATCGCTTCTATTGGTCCTCCTCTTTCGCCATAAGCTATGCGGTCCCCATAGCCTCGATGTTTTTAGGCATCGAAAGCGTCGAGAGAGGCAGGATGAGCGTCGGCGCGCTTGTAGGCGCGCTGAGCGCCTCGCTCACTATGAATAACGCCTTGATAAACGCCTTCTGGGGTATATGTCTAGCCGGACAGAACGTGGTGCCTATAGGCAGGATATTTTCTGTCAAACAGGCCAGCGTCCAACAAAAGGAAGCTCTCTCCCGCGCCCAGCCCGCAGGGCCTTCTCGTACACAACCTTAG
- a CDS encoding DUF981 domain-containing protein — MALFIDQLDIWLDVLGTTLLATAYWLYLNFVSKAPASAKLIFNRSFGVFYLALGVYALADGLWAATTWPLPSSYNLVFSDAWPIFGVALITLGLINIRAGPEVAGEGANIYVRGALIGIAALSLPVLVYGIDIWVYGLTTEPPLAGLMFFLLGLAGLLSPLLTLGRAGRGVAYLLILLVVISGLIALLIGVEAIFAHTAAWKAWAPWYGTPPPTTTTSH; from the coding sequence ATGGCGCTGTTCATAGACCAACTAGACATATGGCTCGACGTGCTCGGCACTACGCTATTGGCCACCGCCTACTGGCTCTATCTGAATTTCGTATCTAAAGCGCCGGCGAGCGCCAAGCTAATATTCAATCGCTCTTTTGGCGTCTTCTACTTGGCGCTGGGCGTTTATGCCCTGGCTGACGGGCTGTGGGCCGCAACCACGTGGCCGCTCCCTAGCTCATATAACTTAGTATTCTCAGACGCGTGGCCGATATTCGGCGTTGCGCTCATCACGCTTGGCCTGATAAACATAAGGGCTGGACCTGAAGTTGCAGGCGAAGGCGCTAATATATACGTAAGAGGGGCCCTTATCGGCATAGCGGCCCTTTCGTTGCCGGTGTTGGTGTATGGAATAGACATATGGGTTTACGGTCTGACTACTGAGCCTCCGCTGGCCGGCCTCATGTTCTTCCTGTTGGGTCTCGCCGGCCTGTTAAGCCCGCTCCTGACTTTAGGGCGTGCCGGCAGAGGTGTCGCCTATCTGCTCATACTGCTGGTCGTAATATCTGGCCTGATAGCGTTACTAATAGGCGTCGAGGCCATCTTCGCCCATACGGCCGCGTGGAAGGCCTGGGCTCCTTGGTACGGAACTCCACCGCCGACGACAACAACATCGCACTAA